From Draconibacterium halophilum, one genomic window encodes:
- a CDS encoding ABC-F family ATP-binding cassette domain-containing protein has product MISIDKINLSFGGFELFKEISFLVNPKDRIGLIGKNGAGKSTLLKIITGTETPTSGVLAVPKETSIGYLPQQMKVSDTRTLKNEVTQAFEELLTIEKKIAGLNQEIAESEDYHSNDYLKKLDQVTEFNERYQLLGGDNYEAELEQTLLGLGFERTDFERMTSEFSGGWRMRVELAKLLLKKPDVFLLDEPTNHLDIESIQWLEDFLKTYSGAVILVSHDKAFLDAVCNRTIEISLGKITDQKMNYSKFIDWKAEQREINLAAYNNQQKLIEETERFIERFRYKASKAVQVQSRVKQLEKLDRLEIEEEDNSALKINFPPAPRSGRVVVEAKNISKYYDSLHVLDDIDLTIENGEKIAFVGRNGEGKTTLARIIMNELEHDGTIKLGHNVKIGYFAQNQAQLLKEDLTVFETIDEIAVGDIRTKIRDILASFLFRGEDIDKKVKVLSGGEKSRLAMIRLMLEPVNFLILDEPTNHLDMRSKEILKNALANFSGTVLIVSHDRDFLDGLVNCIYEFRNKKAKQHLGGIFDFLYRKKMESMKELEGKKQNAKARKVVTSEKQKDELSFEEKKEINRTISRLEKSVTQTEEEIAKQENEIEEMDKLLANPENIDSHSVFEQYEQLKSHLEKSMLNWENAHEELENWKAKKTW; this is encoded by the coding sequence ATGATCTCGATAGATAAAATAAATCTCAGTTTTGGCGGTTTCGAACTGTTTAAAGAAATCAGCTTCCTCGTGAACCCGAAAGACCGTATTGGACTGATTGGTAAAAACGGAGCCGGAAAAAGCACCTTGCTAAAAATTATTACAGGCACTGAAACGCCAACTTCCGGAGTGCTGGCTGTTCCGAAAGAAACAAGCATTGGTTATTTACCACAGCAAATGAAAGTTTCGGATACACGCACCCTTAAAAATGAAGTTACACAGGCTTTTGAGGAACTTTTAACTATTGAAAAAAAAATAGCCGGTTTAAATCAGGAGATTGCCGAAAGCGAAGATTACCACTCGAATGATTATCTGAAGAAACTCGACCAGGTCACCGAATTCAACGAACGCTACCAACTTTTAGGTGGCGACAACTACGAAGCGGAACTGGAACAAACACTTCTCGGACTTGGTTTCGAAAGAACTGATTTTGAGCGAATGACCTCGGAATTTAGTGGCGGTTGGCGAATGCGCGTTGAACTGGCAAAACTGCTTCTAAAAAAGCCCGATGTTTTTTTACTGGATGAACCCACCAACCACCTCGACATTGAGTCGATCCAGTGGTTGGAAGATTTCCTGAAAACATATAGTGGTGCGGTTATTCTGGTATCGCACGACAAAGCTTTTCTGGATGCTGTTTGTAACCGCACGATAGAAATTTCTTTGGGGAAAATTACCGATCAAAAAATGAATTATTCTAAATTCATTGACTGGAAAGCCGAACAGCGTGAAATCAATTTGGCCGCCTACAACAATCAGCAAAAACTGATTGAGGAAACCGAGCGTTTTATTGAACGCTTTAGGTACAAAGCATCAAAAGCAGTGCAGGTACAATCAAGGGTAAAACAACTTGAAAAACTGGATCGGCTGGAAATTGAGGAAGAAGATAATTCAGCACTAAAAATTAACTTCCCTCCGGCACCACGCTCGGGACGTGTTGTGGTTGAAGCCAAAAACATTAGTAAATATTACGATTCACTTCATGTGCTCGACGACATCGACCTTACCATTGAGAATGGAGAGAAAATAGCATTTGTGGGCCGAAACGGAGAAGGAAAGACAACACTGGCCCGGATTATTATGAACGAGCTGGAACACGATGGTACAATCAAACTGGGGCACAATGTTAAAATCGGCTATTTTGCCCAAAATCAGGCGCAACTATTAAAAGAAGATCTAACGGTTTTTGAAACTATAGACGAAATTGCCGTGGGCGATATCCGAACAAAGATCAGGGATATTCTTGCTTCATTTTTATTCCGCGGCGAAGACATCGATAAAAAAGTAAAAGTACTGAGTGGTGGTGAGAAGTCGCGCCTGGCTATGATACGATTAATGTTGGAGCCGGTTAACTTCCTTATTCTCGACGAGCCAACCAACCACCTCGACATGCGCTCGAAAGAGATTTTAAAAAATGCATTGGCAAACTTCTCGGGAACAGTACTTATTGTTTCTCACGATCGTGATTTTCTTGATGGACTGGTGAACTGCATTTACGAGTTCAGAAATAAAAAGGCAAAACAACACCTGGGTGGCATCTTCGATTTTCTTTACAGAAAGAAAATGGAGTCGATGAAAGAATTAGAAGGCAAGAAGCAAAATGCAAAAGCCAGAAAAGTTGTAACTTCGGAAAAACAAAAAGACGAGCTTTCGTTTGAAGAAAAGAAAGAGATAAACCGCACTATTTCGCGGCTGGAAAAAAGTGTAACCCAAACCGAGGAAGAGATTGCAAAACAGGAAAATGAAATAGAAGAAATGGATAAACTGCTTGCCAACCCGGAAAATATTGACAGCCATTCGGTTTTTGAGCAGTACGAGCAATTAAAATCGCACCTGGAAAAAAGTATGCTTAACTGGGAAAATGCCCACGAAGAACTGGAAAACTGGAAAGCAAAAAAAACCTGGTAA
- a CDS encoding nitric-oxide reductase large subunit, translating to MNSKKLWIGFILVMVISFGILGYFGREIYRQAPPIPEKVITPDGTVVFTSADIKDGQNVWQSMGGQEVGTIWGHGAYKAPDWTADWLHKEALFILDTWSLAEFSQSYDDLQDEKQALLQKRLQNELRKNTYDQASESVVISKVRAQAIKSNSAHYSGLFMNDPEQAHFREAYAIPANSIKGKARMDKMNAFFFWASWATVTERPGKDITYTNNWPPEKLVGNEPTGALLLWTGFSVIILLFGIGLLGWYYATNREEEANHNIPKVNPLSGTKLTPSMKATLKYFWVVTALILVQIFMGVITAHYGVEGLGFYGLPLADVLPYSISRTWHIQLAIFWIATSWLATGLFIAPAISEKEPKFQRFGVNFLFIALLIIVVGSLAGQWMGVMQKLGLVENFWFGHQGYEYVDLGRFWQIFLLIGLVLWLFLMGRAIWPAIKAKNENRHLLTMFLIASVAIAAFYAAGLMWGRQTHLAIAEYWRWWVVHLWVEGFFEVFATVAIAFLFVRMQLIQTKIATSSVLFSTIIFLSGGIVGTFHHLYFTGTPTAVLALGASFSALEVVPLVLMGFEAYHNIRMSQAKEWVTAYKWPIYFFVSVAFWNFLGAGIFGFLINPPIALYYMQGLNTTPVHGHTALFGVYGMLGIGLMLFVLRDMDLNTVWKEKTIRNAFWMMNIGLLLMVVLSVLPVGLAQTVASVKHGLWYARSAEFLESPTLETIRWLRAIGDTIFAVGALYLGWFVFGLKTGWSIKK from the coding sequence ATGAATTCAAAAAAACTTTGGATCGGTTTTATCCTTGTCATGGTAATTTCGTTTGGAATACTTGGTTATTTTGGCAGGGAAATCTACCGACAAGCACCTCCCATTCCTGAAAAAGTAATTACGCCAGATGGTACAGTTGTATTTACCTCGGCTGATATTAAAGATGGACAGAATGTATGGCAATCAATGGGTGGACAGGAAGTTGGAACGATTTGGGGACATGGTGCATATAAAGCCCCCGATTGGACAGCCGACTGGTTACATAAAGAAGCCCTCTTCATTTTAGATACCTGGTCGCTGGCCGAGTTTTCGCAGTCTTACGATGATCTGCAAGACGAAAAACAGGCACTTCTACAAAAACGCTTACAGAACGAACTAAGAAAAAACACCTACGACCAAGCTTCGGAAAGTGTTGTTATTTCAAAAGTTCGGGCCCAAGCTATTAAAAGTAACAGTGCGCATTACTCTGGCTTGTTCATGAACGATCCCGAACAGGCACATTTTAGAGAAGCCTATGCCATTCCGGCCAATTCGATAAAAGGAAAAGCACGGATGGATAAAATGAATGCTTTTTTCTTCTGGGCAAGCTGGGCTACAGTTACCGAACGCCCCGGGAAAGATATCACCTACACCAATAACTGGCCTCCAGAAAAACTAGTCGGGAATGAACCAACAGGAGCCTTGCTTTTGTGGACAGGATTTAGTGTAATTATTTTACTTTTCGGAATCGGACTACTGGGCTGGTATTATGCCACTAATCGAGAAGAAGAGGCCAATCATAATATCCCTAAGGTAAATCCTCTATCAGGGACCAAACTCACGCCATCGATGAAGGCAACCTTAAAATACTTTTGGGTGGTGACAGCACTTATTCTTGTACAAATTTTTATGGGAGTAATAACGGCACATTATGGAGTTGAGGGTCTGGGGTTTTATGGCTTACCCCTGGCCGATGTTCTCCCCTATTCTATTTCAAGAACCTGGCACATACAACTGGCTATATTTTGGATAGCAACGTCGTGGCTGGCCACCGGACTTTTTATTGCGCCTGCTATTTCAGAAAAAGAACCAAAGTTCCAGCGTTTTGGTGTAAACTTTTTGTTTATCGCCTTGCTGATTATTGTTGTTGGTTCGCTTGCCGGACAATGGATGGGAGTTATGCAGAAGCTGGGACTCGTAGAAAATTTCTGGTTCGGCCATCAGGGTTACGAATATGTTGACCTGGGCAGGTTCTGGCAGATCTTCCTTCTTATTGGCTTGGTGTTGTGGTTATTTTTAATGGGGCGCGCAATTTGGCCGGCTATAAAAGCCAAGAATGAAAATAGACATTTGCTAACCATGTTCTTAATCGCATCTGTTGCTATTGCTGCGTTTTATGCAGCAGGCTTAATGTGGGGACGACAGACCCACCTTGCTATTGCCGAATATTGGCGTTGGTGGGTTGTTCACCTTTGGGTAGAAGGATTTTTTGAAGTTTTTGCCACAGTTGCAATTGCCTTCCTGTTTGTGCGAATGCAGCTGATTCAGACAAAAATTGCAACATCAAGTGTGCTGTTTTCTACCATTATATTTTTGTCGGGTGGTATTGTCGGAACTTTCCACCACCTGTACTTTACGGGTACTCCAACTGCAGTACTCGCTCTTGGAGCATCGTTTAGTGCACTCGAAGTAGTTCCACTGGTATTAATGGGCTTTGAAGCCTATCATAACATACGAATGAGCCAAGCTAAAGAATGGGTGACCGCCTACAAATGGCCCATATACTTCTTTGTTTCAGTAGCATTTTGGAATTTTCTGGGTGCCGGAATCTTTGGATTTTTAATCAATCCACCAATTGCTTTGTATTACATGCAGGGGCTAAACACCACTCCGGTTCATGGTCATACTGCTTTATTTGGAGTATACGGAATGCTGGGAATCGGACTCATGCTTTTTGTTTTACGAGATATGGATTTAAATACAGTTTGGAAAGAAAAAACAATACGCAATGCATTTTGGATGATGAATATCGGCCTCTTGCTAATGGTTGTACTTAGCGTTCTGCCTGTTGGCCTGGCACAAACAGTTGCCAGCGTAAAACACGGTCTTTGGTATGCGCGGTCGGCAGAATTTTTAGAAAGCCCAACTTTGGAAACAATACGCTGGCTACGAGCAATTGGCGATACAATTTTTGCTGTAGGTGCCCTCTATCTGGGCTGGTTTGTTTTTGGATTAAAAACAGGATGGTCGATCAAAAAGTAG
- the ric gene encoding iron-sulfur cluster repair di-iron protein, which yields MEIRKELTVGQIVKENYKTAQIFDRNNIDFCCGGGISLEKACEQANVNIDSLLPELEATVQANDPDSRYIDAMELNELCDYIEKRHHSYVRETIPFLEAKLNKLCDVHGENHPELFKVRELFETAAGNLTAHMQKEELVLFPYIRRLVNFKNGTTSNTAEFGGIDAPIQAMLDEHQAEGERFFEIAELTSNYTCPSDGCNTYRITYQTLNDFEQDLHRHIHLENNILFLKALALEKEIISKK from the coding sequence ATGGAAATAAGAAAAGAATTAACCGTAGGACAGATTGTAAAAGAGAATTACAAAACAGCTCAGATATTCGATCGGAACAACATCGATTTTTGTTGTGGAGGCGGTATCAGTCTTGAAAAAGCCTGTGAACAAGCAAATGTCAATATTGATTCGCTGTTACCCGAATTGGAAGCTACAGTGCAGGCAAACGACCCTGATTCAAGATACATTGACGCGATGGAATTGAACGAATTGTGCGATTACATCGAGAAAAGACATCACTCCTATGTTCGTGAAACTATTCCTTTTTTGGAGGCCAAGCTCAATAAACTTTGTGACGTGCATGGCGAAAATCACCCGGAACTTTTTAAGGTTCGTGAATTGTTTGAAACGGCAGCAGGTAACCTTACAGCACATATGCAAAAAGAAGAGTTGGTACTATTTCCATATATTAGGCGTTTAGTCAATTTTAAAAATGGTACCACTTCCAATACGGCTGAATTTGGTGGAATTGATGCACCCATACAAGCTATGCTGGACGAGCACCAGGCGGAAGGCGAACGATTTTTTGAAATTGCCGAATTAACATCTAATTATACCTGTCCGTCAGATGGTTGTAATACTTATCGCATTACTTATCAGACCTTAAATGATTTTGAGCAGGATTTACACCGACATATTCATTTAGAGAACAACATTTTATTTTTGAAAGCATTAGCTTTGGAGAAAGAAATTATTTCGAAAAAATAA
- a CDS encoding RrF2 family transcriptional regulator: MLAKSTEYAIRSLVFVQLRNWEGKRPGVIEIAKEIEAPSAFSAKILQTLTRHRLLDSAKGRGGGFFFNSEQKELTLYQVIHVLEGDACFHRCGFGLKSCNNDNPCPLHEQYKEVRDKFFDIVKEETIQALSEKIRKGEAVLNRGIV, encoded by the coding sequence ATGTTGGCTAAAAGTACTGAATATGCAATTCGCTCGCTGGTTTTTGTTCAGCTCAGAAACTGGGAAGGGAAACGACCGGGTGTTATAGAAATTGCAAAAGAAATTGAAGCGCCGTCAGCGTTTTCAGCAAAAATACTACAAACACTAACCCGGCACCGGTTACTTGATTCGGCTAAAGGCCGGGGAGGTGGATTTTTTTTTAACAGCGAACAGAAAGAATTGACGCTGTACCAGGTAATTCATGTACTGGAGGGCGATGCCTGTTTTCATCGATGTGGGTTTGGGTTAAAATCATGTAACAATGATAATCCGTGTCCGTTACATGAACAGTATAAGGAGGTACGCGATAAATTTTTCGATATCGTTAAGGAAGAAACTATTCAAGCCCTGTCGGAGAAAATCAGAAAAGGTGAAGCTGTTTTAAACAGAGGGATTGTTTAA
- a CDS encoding ferredoxin, whose translation MAIKRVWRDDSINTCIACKMCNLFAPRVFKVFDKMIVVPGLDYHLYEHEIKEAAENCPVQIIKFEE comes from the coding sequence GTGGCGATTAAAAGAGTATGGAGAGACGACAGTATAAACACCTGCATTGCCTGTAAGATGTGCAATCTTTTTGCGCCGCGGGTATTTAAAGTATTTGATAAAATGATTGTGGTGCCCGGGCTTGATTACCATTTATACGAACATGAAATAAAAGAGGCGGCGGAGAATTGCCCGGTACAAATTATAAAATTTGAGGAGTAG
- a CDS encoding DUF438 domain-containing protein — translation MSELINNSKYRKEQLKQLILKLHEGESAESVRKELIESLKNIPYGEVVEVEQELMQEGLPEEEVLKLCDVHGSVLEGNVDLSGAKTIPEGHPVDVFQHENVELRKVAEQAKQQLNQLPDVSEEDFKNYVLNLESLFNQLMDVDKHYQRKEYLVFPYLEKNEITGPPKVMWGKHDEIRDQLKACIGILKTPGLKPEDLFDSLELLFYVAIQGLVDMIQKEEEILFPMAMDVLTTEDWWNIHKQTLEYGFALYDPKADWKPEGFTEEETESDINSDGNIQLSSGSFSAAEIKAILNSVPFDMTFVDKNDKVKYFTQGKERIFARSRSIINRDVRLCHPPGSTHIVEKILEDFKSGKASHAPFWIQMKGKFIKIEYYALRDEQGEYMGTLEVSQDLTENRNLEGERRILSYTDDKE, via the coding sequence ATGAGTGAACTAATTAACAATTCGAAATACAGAAAGGAACAATTAAAGCAGTTGATTTTAAAACTGCATGAGGGAGAATCTGCAGAAAGTGTGCGGAAAGAGTTAATTGAATCGTTAAAAAACATCCCATACGGCGAGGTGGTGGAAGTAGAGCAGGAATTAATGCAGGAAGGCTTGCCCGAGGAGGAAGTGCTGAAACTTTGCGATGTTCATGGTTCAGTGCTCGAAGGGAATGTAGATTTGTCAGGGGCAAAGACTATTCCTGAAGGACATCCGGTTGATGTGTTTCAACACGAGAATGTTGAATTACGAAAAGTGGCTGAACAGGCAAAACAACAGCTTAATCAATTGCCAGATGTGAGCGAAGAAGATTTCAAAAACTATGTGCTGAATCTGGAGAGTCTTTTTAATCAGTTAATGGACGTTGATAAGCACTATCAGCGAAAAGAGTATTTAGTATTTCCTTATCTCGAGAAAAATGAAATTACCGGACCACCAAAAGTAATGTGGGGTAAACACGACGAAATCAGGGATCAGCTGAAAGCATGTATTGGCATTCTGAAAACACCGGGCCTTAAACCTGAAGATCTGTTTGATTCACTCGAACTGTTGTTTTATGTAGCTATCCAGGGTTTGGTTGATATGATTCAGAAAGAAGAAGAAATTTTATTCCCAATGGCTATGGATGTGCTAACTACTGAAGATTGGTGGAATATTCACAAGCAAACATTAGAATATGGATTTGCACTTTACGATCCAAAAGCAGATTGGAAGCCTGAGGGATTTACCGAAGAAGAAACCGAAAGTGACATTAATTCCGACGGAAACATTCAACTATCTTCAGGCAGTTTTTCGGCAGCGGAAATAAAAGCCATTCTGAATTCCGTTCCATTCGATATGACTTTTGTAGATAAAAACGACAAGGTGAAATATTTTACCCAGGGAAAAGAACGGATATTTGCCCGCAGCCGCTCCATAATCAATCGCGATGTGCGTTTGTGCCACCCGCCGGGGAGTACGCATATTGTTGAAAAGATACTGGAAGATTTTAAGTCGGGAAAAGCTTCACATGCACCTTTTTGGATACAAATGAAAGGTAAATTTATTAAAATTGAATATTATGCGCTTCGTGATGAACAAGGAGAATACATGGGGACTTTGGAGGTTTCGCAAGACTTGACAGAGAACCGAAATCTTGAAGGCGAACGCAGGATTTTGTCATATACTGATGATAAAGAATAA
- a CDS encoding DUF1858 domain-containing protein, which yields MNKLIITPKTKIYDLLEAYPQLEDVLISAAPPFKKLKNPVLRKTITKITTLNQAATIGGLKVEELINKLRSQVGQTNIDGVGDETENYTTEKPAWFEERNIAETIDIREMLNAGEQPVHEVMSAIKKLNENEILQVIAPFIPAPLIDKSLSMSYRHWLNKKDSEEYRVFFIKKNSNTLGFKN from the coding sequence ATGAACAAACTGATCATTACACCTAAAACAAAAATATACGACCTGCTGGAGGCCTATCCACAGCTCGAAGATGTGTTAATCAGTGCAGCACCGCCTTTTAAAAAGTTGAAAAATCCGGTGTTACGCAAGACCATTACAAAAATCACCACGTTGAATCAGGCAGCAACAATCGGCGGACTGAAAGTGGAAGAGCTAATTAATAAATTAAGAAGCCAGGTTGGCCAAACCAATATTGATGGTGTAGGCGATGAAACTGAAAATTACACCACTGAAAAACCGGCTTGGTTTGAAGAGCGCAATATTGCGGAAACCATTGATATCCGTGAAATGCTGAATGCCGGAGAACAGCCTGTTCATGAAGTAATGTCGGCCATTAAAAAATTGAATGAGAATGAAATACTTCAAGTGATTGCACCTTTTATTCCGGCTCCGCTAATCGATAAATCGTTGAGCATGAGTTACAGGCACTGGCTGAATAAAAAAGACAGTGAAGAATATCGGGTGTTTTTTATCAAGAAAAATAGTAACACGTTGGGATTCAAAAACTGA
- a CDS encoding START-like domain-containing protein — protein MTSKVKINLEYIVNCSPKVLYNRLNTASGLTEWFADDVRVRGKHYTFIWEGSEQTAEMTLHKENRLVRFSWVDEEETYFEFKITRDELTSDVSLLITDFADEDEIDETRGLWDSQIAELKHVLGS, from the coding sequence ATGACTAGTAAAGTTAAGATTAACCTGGAATACATTGTTAACTGTTCTCCCAAAGTGCTCTATAACAGACTAAATACGGCCTCGGGATTAACAGAGTGGTTTGCCGATGATGTGCGTGTAAGAGGAAAACATTATACTTTTATATGGGAAGGATCGGAGCAAACCGCGGAGATGACTTTGCACAAAGAAAATCGTTTGGTTAGGTTTAGCTGGGTTGATGAAGAAGAAACTTACTTCGAATTTAAGATAACACGGGATGAACTTACCAGTGATGTTTCTCTTTTGATTACAGATTTTGCTGATGAAGATGAAATCGATGAAACACGAGGTTTATGGGATTCGCAAATTGCTGAATTAAAACATGTATTAGGTTCATAA
- a CDS encoding LptF/LptG family permease: MKRLHLFVIKSFLGPFFMTFFIVLFVLLMQFLWKYVDDLVGKGLDFKVLGEMMFYASFALLPLAFPLAMLLASIMTFGALGENYELVAMKASGISLFRIMKPLIVIAVLITGTAFYFSNNILPKTNLKFSTLLYSVKKQRPELVLQEGVFTNEMDGYSIKVGRRDNDTKMLYDLLIYDHTKNKPNESVTVADSGLLRITEDKKYMVLNLYSGVTYQEQKSQDRTKTETYPYQRNRFEEQTIRVKVRNFEFNRRDESIFKNQYRMLTIDQLETADDSLTDDYYDRLRNYMMQINITPTITRRMYNLTAKADSLKRDIVDSKADSIFDFDAYYSGLDKWVQADIAKSALDRARSNMQQINMFQGQLYSKKKMLNKYRMERHRKFTLSIAVLIFFFIGAPLGAIIRKGGLGMPVVVSIFLFILYYIVSMSGEKTAREDVWAMFNGMWFSSYIFLPVGVWLSYKAATDSAIMSAETYTKFFARLGLGRFFSKKKSND, from the coding sequence ATGAAACGTCTACACCTTTTTGTTATAAAATCTTTTTTAGGTCCATTTTTTATGACCTTTTTTATTGTGCTTTTCGTGCTGCTTATGCAGTTCCTGTGGAAGTATGTAGACGATCTGGTGGGCAAGGGGCTCGATTTTAAAGTATTGGGCGAAATGATGTTTTATGCATCCTTTGCTTTACTTCCACTGGCTTTTCCACTGGCAATGCTGTTGGCATCAATTATGACCTTTGGTGCATTGGGCGAAAATTACGAGTTAGTTGCGATGAAAGCTTCAGGAATTTCACTTTTCCGAATTATGAAGCCATTAATCGTTATTGCCGTGCTTATTACCGGAACCGCCTTCTATTTCTCCAATAATATTCTCCCTAAAACTAATCTGAAATTTTCAACACTTCTGTACAGTGTTAAGAAGCAAAGGCCCGAGCTGGTTTTGCAAGAAGGTGTTTTTACTAACGAAATGGATGGTTACAGTATTAAAGTTGGTCGTAGAGATAACGATACAAAAATGTTATACGATCTGCTGATTTACGACCACACAAAGAATAAACCCAACGAAAGTGTTACCGTAGCCGATTCAGGATTGTTGCGAATAACGGAAGACAAAAAGTACATGGTGCTTAACCTTTATAGCGGAGTAACTTATCAGGAGCAAAAATCGCAGGATCGAACTAAAACGGAAACGTATCCATATCAGCGAAATCGTTTTGAAGAACAGACTATCCGGGTAAAAGTCCGCAATTTTGAATTTAACCGTCGCGATGAAAGTATCTTTAAGAACCAGTATCGGATGCTCACTATCGATCAGTTGGAGACTGCCGATGACAGCTTGACCGATGATTATTACGACCGGTTAAGAAATTACATGATGCAGATTAATATAACCCCAACAATAACGCGAAGAATGTACAACCTTACCGCAAAAGCTGATTCGTTGAAACGTGATATTGTCGATTCAAAAGCCGATTCGATATTCGATTTTGATGCCTATTATAGTGGTCTCGATAAATGGGTGCAGGCCGATATTGCTAAAAGTGCACTCGACCGGGCTCGAAGCAATATGCAACAGATAAATATGTTCCAGGGGCAGCTTTATAGCAAAAAGAAAATGCTGAATAAGTACCGGATGGAGCGCCATCGAAAGTTTACACTATCAATAGCTGTGCTCATCTTCTTTTTTATCGGTGCACCTTTAGGGGCAATTATTCGTAAAGGAGGATTGGGAATGCCAGTGGTGGTATCAATTTTCTTATTCATTTTATATTACATTGTTTCCATGAGTGGAGAAAAGACTGCGCGCGAGGATGTTTGGGCAATGTTTAACGGTATGTGGTTTTCTTCCTATATTTTTCTCCCTGTCGGCGTGTGGTTAAGCTATAAAGCAGCAACCGATTCGGCTATTATGTCGGCCGAAACCTATACGAAGTTTTTTGCCCGTTTGGGGCTAGGAAGGTTTTTCTCAAAAAAGAAATCAAACGATTAA
- a CDS encoding glycosyltransferase family 4 protein codes for MNILQVTNKVPFPAKDGGAIACMNLTKGFSQLGNKVTVLAMNTIKHHVQLDEIPEEIKQLATFKLVDVPAKINVFEALVNLIFSRQPYNAVRFIDKKFSEALEDLLSKNQFDIVQLEGLYVCPYIPLIRKNSNATVVYRAHNVEFEIWKRTAKLAHGLKKLYLQNLSKRIKRFETRLLNTYDILVPITDRDGDILNRLGNVKDKQASQTGIDLSSLLTDATNLNFPSLFHIGSLEWAPNQEGVLWFVENCWPKIHEKYPDLRFYVAGRNAPKWFADKLDVDGVVFEGEVADAYQFMNSKAVMIVPLFSGSGMRIKIIEGMALGKSIVSTSIGAEGIDITDGENVLVANDSNGFVHAVFSLIEDRNLFERIGKNATLFIQQNFDNLAITKKLIEFYKQNIK; via the coding sequence ATGAACATATTGCAGGTAACAAATAAGGTTCCTTTTCCAGCCAAGGATGGTGGGGCCATTGCCTGTATGAATTTAACAAAAGGATTTTCGCAGCTGGGAAATAAGGTGACCGTGCTGGCAATGAACACTATAAAACATCATGTTCAACTCGATGAGATTCCCGAAGAAATAAAACAATTAGCCACATTTAAATTGGTGGATGTTCCGGCAAAAATAAATGTTTTCGAAGCTTTGGTAAATCTTATATTTTCGCGGCAACCTTATAATGCCGTTCGGTTTATTGATAAAAAATTTAGTGAAGCACTGGAAGACTTGTTAAGCAAAAACCAATTCGATATCGTTCAACTGGAAGGACTTTATGTGTGCCCATATATTCCATTAATACGAAAAAACTCAAATGCAACGGTGGTTTATCGTGCTCATAACGTTGAGTTTGAAATTTGGAAACGGACGGCAAAATTGGCGCATGGTTTGAAAAAATTATACCTACAAAATCTTTCAAAAAGGATAAAACGTTTTGAAACCCGGTTGTTGAACACGTATGATATTTTGGTTCCGATTACAGACAGAGACGGCGATATTTTAAACCGTTTGGGAAATGTGAAAGATAAACAGGCTTCCCAAACCGGTATTGATTTATCAAGTCTTCTTACGGATGCAACAAACCTCAATTTTCCATCACTTTTTCATATCGGATCGTTGGAATGGGCCCCCAACCAGGAAGGTGTTTTGTGGTTTGTCGAGAATTGCTGGCCGAAAATCCATGAAAAATACCCTGATTTACGTTTTTATGTAGCCGGAAGAAATGCTCCAAAGTGGTTTGCCGATAAGTTGGATGTTGATGGTGTTGTTTTTGAGGGAGAAGTTGCCGATGCTTACCAGTTTATGAATTCAAAAGCTGTTATGATTGTTCCGCTGTTTTCGGGGAGTGGTATGCGCATAAAAATTATTGAAGGAATGGCACTCGGAAAATCTATTGTATCTACATCGATTGGGGCAGAAGGCATTGACATTACAGATGGTGAAAATGTTTTAGTAGCTAACGATTCGAATGGCTTTGTGCATGCTGTTTTTAGCTTGATTGAAGATCGTAACTTATTTGAACGCATAGGAAAAAATGCAACTCTTTTTATCCAACAGAATTTTGATAATTTAGCAATAACGAAAAAGCTAATCGAATTTTACAAACAAAACATTAAATGA